One Streptomyces drozdowiczii DNA segment encodes these proteins:
- a CDS encoding CobW family GTP-binding protein — translation MSSSSPHRPRIPVIVLAGFLGSGKTTLLNHLLLHRAGNRIGVIVNDFGAIEIDAMTVSGQVGSTVSLGGGCLCCAVDASELDTYLETLTRPSARLDVIVIEASGLAEPQELVRMILASDNPHIVYGGLVEVVDAAEFEATRKRHPEIGRHLAVADLVVLNKTDRAGDEECARVRKAVAETGSTAAIIPAAYGRIDPELLFDPALRPEAEEKARQLTFEDLYLEERAAEDGDGHGGHLHTAYESVDFDSDVPMDPRRLMRFLDSRPEGLYRIKGYVDFGAGDPGNVYGVHAVGRFLRFTPRPWTRGEPKRTQLVLIGSGIDAPALREELERCGVTEDPAGETRQDAAHERAMWGVLRYVQQPGDDDA, via the coding sequence TTGAGCTCGTCGTCGCCCCACCGCCCCCGTATCCCGGTCATCGTCCTCGCGGGATTCCTGGGATCCGGCAAGACGACGCTGCTCAACCACCTCCTGCTCCACCGCGCGGGCAACCGGATCGGCGTGATCGTCAACGACTTCGGGGCCATCGAGATCGACGCCATGACCGTCTCCGGGCAGGTCGGGTCCACCGTGTCGCTGGGCGGCGGCTGCCTGTGCTGCGCGGTCGACGCGAGCGAGCTGGACACCTACCTGGAGACCCTGACCCGGCCCTCCGCCCGGCTCGACGTCATCGTCATCGAGGCGAGCGGCCTGGCCGAGCCGCAGGAGCTCGTCCGCATGATCCTCGCCAGCGACAACCCGCACATCGTGTACGGGGGACTGGTCGAGGTGGTCGACGCAGCCGAGTTCGAGGCGACCCGGAAGCGCCATCCGGAGATCGGCCGCCATCTCGCGGTGGCCGATCTCGTCGTGCTCAACAAGACGGACCGGGCCGGGGACGAGGAGTGTGCCCGCGTCCGGAAGGCCGTAGCGGAGACCGGCAGCACCGCGGCGATCATCCCGGCCGCGTACGGACGCATCGACCCCGAGCTGCTCTTCGACCCGGCGCTGCGGCCCGAGGCCGAGGAGAAGGCCCGTCAGCTCACCTTCGAGGACCTCTACCTGGAGGAGCGCGCGGCGGAGGACGGCGACGGACACGGAGGCCATCTGCACACCGCGTACGAGAGCGTCGACTTCGACTCCGACGTGCCGATGGACCCGCGCAGGCTGATGCGGTTCCTCGACTCACGGCCCGAGGGGCTGTACCGCATCAAGGGGTACGTCGATTTCGGCGCGGGTGACCCCGGCAACGTCTACGGGGTGCACGCCGTCGGCAGGTTCCTGCGGTTCACCCCCAGGCCCTGGACGCGCGGCGAACCGAAGCGGACCCAACTCGTCCTGATCGGCTCAGGCATCGACGCACCGGCCCTGCGCGAGGAACTGGAGCGCTGCGGGGTTACGGAGGACCCGGCCGGGGAAACGCGGCAGGACGCCGCACACGAGCGGGCCATGTGGGGCGTCCTGCGTTACGTGCAACAGCCCGGCGACGACGACGCGTAG
- a CDS encoding citrate synthase/methylcitrate synthase — MTTMTGGTPLDVPRGLAGVVVTDTALGDVRGREGFYHYRQYSAVELAQTRSFEDVWYLMTEGELPGPDARADFAARTAALRVLPDAVRDALPAIARASAVSGPLSGLRTALSLLGASAGFRPVYDIDADRRRADALALCAAVPTVLTALHRLGQGLEPVEPRADLPHAANYLYMLTGSVPEADRARAVEQYLISTVDHGFNASTFTGRVVASTGADVAACLVAAVGALSGPLHGGAPSRALDTLDAIGTPDRIDGWIRERVLAGDRIMGFGHPVYRTEDPRSRMLRSIAQGFGGPLVEFAVEVERQVEAILAELKPGRELHTNVEFYAGVVMELCGLPREMFTPTFCTARVVGWSANILEQAEDSKIIRPAARYVGPPPPQPVPAV, encoded by the coding sequence ATGACGACCATGACCGGCGGAACACCGCTCGACGTCCCCCGAGGGCTCGCGGGCGTCGTTGTGACCGATACGGCGCTCGGGGACGTCCGGGGCCGCGAGGGCTTCTACCACTACCGCCAGTACTCGGCGGTCGAGCTGGCGCAGACCCGCAGCTTCGAGGACGTCTGGTACCTCATGACCGAGGGCGAGCTGCCCGGCCCGGACGCCCGCGCCGACTTCGCCGCACGCACCGCCGCCCTGCGCGTCCTGCCCGACGCCGTACGCGATGCCCTGCCCGCCATAGCGCGTGCGAGCGCGGTCTCCGGCCCGCTGTCCGGGCTGCGCACGGCGCTCTCCCTGCTCGGCGCCTCGGCCGGGTTCCGGCCGGTGTACGACATCGACGCGGACCGGCGCCGGGCCGACGCCCTGGCCCTCTGCGCCGCCGTCCCCACCGTGCTGACCGCCCTGCACCGCCTCGGCCAGGGCCTCGAACCCGTCGAGCCACGCGCCGACCTGCCGCACGCGGCCAACTACCTGTACATGCTCACCGGTTCCGTCCCGGAAGCGGACCGGGCCAGGGCGGTCGAGCAGTATCTGATCTCCACCGTGGACCACGGCTTCAACGCCTCGACGTTCACCGGACGGGTCGTCGCCTCGACCGGAGCGGACGTCGCCGCCTGCCTGGTCGCCGCCGTCGGAGCCCTTTCCGGCCCCCTGCACGGCGGCGCCCCCAGCCGCGCCCTGGACACGCTCGACGCGATCGGCACCCCGGACCGCATCGACGGCTGGATCCGCGAACGCGTCCTTGCGGGCGACCGGATCATGGGCTTCGGCCACCCGGTCTACCGCACTGAGGACCCCCGCTCGCGCATGCTGCGGTCCATCGCCCAGGGCTTCGGCGGCCCGCTCGTGGAGTTCGCGGTCGAGGTGGAACGCCAGGTCGAGGCGATCCTCGCCGAGCTGAAGCCCGGACGCGAACTCCACACCAACGTGGAGTTCTACGCCGGGGTGGTCATGGAGCTGTGCGGACTGCCGCGCGAGATGTTCACGCCCACCTTCTGCACGGCGCGGGTCGTGGGCTGGAGCGCCAATATCCTGGAGCAGGCGGAGGACTCCAAGATCATCCGCCCGGCGGCCCGCTACGTCGGTCCGCCCCCGCCCCAGCCCGTCCCGGCAGTCTGA
- a CDS encoding citrate synthase: MTERSEADGQRLTTREAAERLGVKPETVYAYVSRGQLSSSRVPGGRGSTFDAAEVDALARRTGRRETASPPGEPAVRTGITLIGDDRYYFRGVDATELAARYAYEEVAEWLWTGELRPGVRFTAPEQAMEAARRAVGALPVHCGPTDRLRVAVVAAAAADPLRFDLSRETVLGGARSLIPTLVAALPTVGGVAEDCPSASGGLARQLWPKLTARRPDEPSVAALDAALALLIDHDLAASTLAARVAASARAHPYAVVSAGLGVLEGPLHGAASGLAHRMLAEVLERGGAAPVVADHLRAGRRVPGLGHRLYTGEDPRARTLFGLLEHVPQAGPALAAARDVVATTARDVPLHANIDLALAVLSVASGMPAEAGETVFAISRTAGWIAHALEEYGERPLRMRPSGHYTGPRPPQPLPSP, translated from the coding sequence ATGACGGAGCGATCAGAGGCGGACGGACAGCGGCTCACGACGCGCGAGGCGGCCGAGCGCCTGGGGGTGAAGCCCGAGACGGTGTACGCGTACGTCAGCCGGGGCCAGCTGAGCAGCAGCCGGGTACCGGGCGGCCGAGGCAGTACGTTCGACGCGGCGGAGGTCGATGCGCTGGCCCGGCGGACAGGGCGCAGGGAGACGGCCTCGCCCCCGGGCGAACCGGCCGTCCGTACCGGCATCACGCTCATCGGCGACGACCGCTACTACTTCCGGGGCGTGGACGCGACGGAGCTGGCCGCGCGCTATGCGTACGAGGAGGTCGCCGAGTGGCTGTGGACCGGTGAGCTGCGGCCGGGCGTCCGCTTCACGGCTCCGGAGCAGGCGATGGAGGCGGCCCGGCGGGCGGTCGGCGCGCTGCCGGTGCACTGCGGGCCCACGGACCGGCTCCGGGTGGCCGTGGTGGCCGCCGCTGCCGCCGACCCGCTGCGCTTCGACCTGTCGCGCGAGACCGTGCTCGGCGGCGCGCGCAGCCTGATCCCGACGCTGGTCGCGGCGTTGCCGACGGTGGGCGGGGTGGCGGAGGACTGCCCGTCGGCTTCCGGCGGCCTGGCCCGTCAACTGTGGCCGAAACTCACCGCCCGTCGGCCGGACGAGCCCTCAGTCGCCGCCCTGGACGCGGCACTTGCGCTGCTCATCGACCACGATCTGGCCGCCTCCACGCTGGCCGCCAGGGTCGCCGCATCGGCCCGGGCGCATCCGTACGCGGTGGTGTCGGCGGGGCTCGGCGTACTGGAAGGCCCCTTGCACGGAGCGGCGAGCGGGCTGGCCCACCGCATGCTGGCCGAGGTACTGGAGCGCGGTGGCGCCGCGCCGGTGGTGGCGGACCACCTGCGGGCCGGCCGCCGGGTGCCGGGGCTCGGACACCGGCTGTACACGGGCGAGGACCCTCGCGCCCGTACGCTGTTCGGCCTGCTCGAACACGTCCCGCAGGCCGGACCGGCCCTGGCCGCCGCCCGCGACGTGGTCGCCACCACCGCGCGGGACGTGCCTCTGCACGCCAACATCGACCTGGCGCTGGCCGTGCTCTCGGTCGCCTCGGGCATGCCCGCAGAGGCGGGAGAGACGGTGTTCGCGATCTCCCGTACGGCGGGCTGGATCGCGCATGCGCTGGAGGAGTACGGGGAACGCCCGCTGCGGATGCGCCCCAGCGGGCACTACACCGGTCCCCGGCCGCCCCAGCCACTCCCGTCCCCGTAG
- a CDS encoding DUF485 domain-containing protein has product MRLDDPWDDALTSGWGEPDGAAGSMPAAVPRPAAPRGGHSAADIYLEVQRSDAFQEVRRRYRRFVVPATAAFFVWYLAYVVTAVTAPGLMARPVAGAVNVAMVVGLGQFLTTFLLTGAYARHARLRRDRAALDLRWETQEMTRGAGR; this is encoded by the coding sequence ATGCGGCTCGACGACCCGTGGGACGACGCGCTGACCTCCGGGTGGGGGGAGCCGGACGGTGCGGCCGGCTCCATGCCCGCCGCGGTGCCCCGACCGGCCGCACCGCGCGGTGGCCACAGCGCGGCCGACATCTATCTGGAGGTGCAGCGCAGCGACGCGTTCCAGGAGGTACGCCGCCGCTACCGGCGCTTCGTCGTACCCGCCACCGCGGCCTTCTTCGTCTGGTACCTCGCCTATGTCGTCACGGCGGTGACCGCGCCCGGGCTGATGGCGCGTCCGGTGGCCGGGGCGGTCAACGTGGCGATGGTGGTGGGGCTCGGCCAGTTCCTGACGACATTCCTGCTCACGGGGGCGTACGCACGGCACGCTCGGCTGCGCAGGGACCGGGCCGCGCTCGATCTGCGGTGGGAGACGCAGGAGATGACACGGGGGGCCGGGCGTTGA
- a CDS encoding response regulator, translated as MTARVVVADDQAVVREGIVMLLGLLPGIEVVGSAKDGEEAVAQVAEHAPDVVLMDLRMPRCDGVEATRRIRAEFPGTQVVVLTTFADDDSLFPALRAGARGYLTKDAGGDEIVRAVHAVLSGEAGLSPTVQRRLLEQVTEGPLAAGGGGEPEPPDGMTPREAEVLVLIAEGMSNADIARALHISQATVKSHINNLFAKAGLRDRAQAVRYAYMRGMVRPPGRSFT; from the coding sequence GTGACCGCGCGGGTGGTGGTGGCCGACGATCAGGCGGTGGTACGGGAAGGCATCGTCATGCTGCTCGGCCTGCTGCCCGGCATCGAGGTCGTCGGATCGGCGAAGGACGGGGAGGAAGCGGTCGCGCAGGTGGCCGAGCACGCGCCGGACGTGGTGCTGATGGACCTGCGGATGCCCCGCTGCGACGGGGTGGAGGCGACCCGGCGCATCCGTGCGGAGTTCCCCGGCACACAGGTCGTGGTGCTCACGACCTTCGCGGACGACGACTCCCTGTTCCCGGCGCTGCGGGCGGGCGCACGGGGATACCTCACCAAGGACGCCGGGGGCGACGAGATCGTGAGGGCCGTCCACGCCGTGCTCTCGGGCGAGGCAGGGCTCTCGCCGACGGTGCAGCGGCGGCTCCTGGAGCAGGTGACGGAGGGGCCCCTAGCGGCCGGTGGCGGGGGTGAGCCGGAGCCGCCGGACGGGATGACCCCCCGGGAGGCCGAGGTGCTGGTCCTCATCGCCGAGGGGATGTCCAACGCGGACATCGCCCGCGCCCTCCACATCTCGCAGGCCACGGTGAAGAGCCACATCAACAACCTCTTCGCCAAGGCGGGCCTGCGCGACCGCGCTCAGGCGGTGCGCTATGCGTACATGCGGGGGATGGTGCGCCCACCCGGGAGATCCTTCACCTGA
- a CDS encoding sensor histidine kinase, with translation MTPDAWTSWPSREALARDTRSRPRRVIGWSVRTGLLTLMLWGTFTNGLFGPWEIVVGLIGVLVCALLGVAFFRTSLDNRLWPSLGLLGMLVLAGFGAGQAGATVPATVLWCACAVTALERLPLAAGAPATAVALGAYVVVDTDDWLTTAATTAGLCLAGYVLRLDAEARGSAQRLLAQERAARVAEAERAALDERSRIAREIHDVLAHSLSAQLVHLEAARLLIEREPAGEFRDQVLQRVVAARSMAREGLSETRQALSALRGEVSPVEDFLRQLVTAEPAEVRVEGERRALTAQASQAVRRVAQEALTNVRKHAPGARVQLRLEYQPDFVVLEVRDSGGRSPEGDLAVSGSGYGLLGMRERAELLGGTLEAGPGKEGFVVSLRVPA, from the coding sequence GTGACACCCGATGCCTGGACGAGCTGGCCGTCGAGGGAGGCGCTCGCCCGGGACACCCGCAGCCGCCCGCGCAGAGTGATCGGCTGGTCCGTACGGACCGGCCTGCTCACTCTGATGCTGTGGGGCACCTTCACCAACGGGCTGTTCGGGCCCTGGGAGATCGTCGTCGGGCTGATCGGGGTGCTCGTCTGCGCACTGCTCGGCGTCGCCTTCTTCCGGACCAGTCTCGACAACCGCCTGTGGCCGTCGCTCGGTCTGCTCGGGATGCTCGTGCTGGCCGGATTCGGGGCGGGACAGGCGGGGGCGACGGTGCCCGCGACGGTGCTCTGGTGCGCCTGCGCCGTCACCGCTCTGGAACGGCTGCCCCTGGCGGCGGGAGCGCCGGCCACAGCGGTGGCCCTCGGTGCCTACGTCGTGGTCGACACCGACGACTGGTTGACCACCGCTGCGACCACGGCCGGCCTCTGTCTCGCCGGGTATGTGCTCCGGCTGGACGCCGAGGCCCGTGGCAGTGCGCAACGGCTGCTCGCCCAGGAACGGGCGGCCAGGGTCGCGGAGGCGGAGAGGGCCGCGCTGGACGAGCGCTCCAGGATCGCCCGGGAGATCCACGACGTGCTGGCCCACAGCCTCTCCGCGCAGCTGGTGCACCTGGAGGCCGCGCGCCTGCTGATCGAGAGAGAGCCCGCCGGGGAATTCCGGGATCAGGTCCTGCAACGGGTCGTCGCCGCCCGGTCGATGGCCCGGGAGGGCCTCTCCGAGACCCGTCAGGCGCTCTCCGCGCTGCGGGGCGAGGTGTCACCGGTGGAGGACTTCCTGAGGCAGCTGGTGACTGCTGAGCCGGCCGAGGTCAGGGTCGAGGGGGAGCGGCGCGCCCTGACCGCCCAGGCGTCGCAGGCGGTCCGCCGGGTGGCACAGGAGGCCCTGACCAACGTGCGCAAGCACGCGCCCGGAGCCAGGGTGCAGCTCCGGCTGGAGTACCAGCCCGACTTCGTCGTGCTGGAGGTCAGGGACTCGGGAGGGCGGAGTCCGGAAGGGGATCTGGCTGTCAGCGGTTCCGGATACGGTCTGCTCGGGATGCGGGAGCGGGCCGAGTTGCTGGGCGGCACGCTGGAGGCAGGCCCGGGCAAGGAGGGGTTCGTGGTGAGTCTGCGGGTGCCCGCGTGA